In a single window of the Olivibacter sp. SDN3 genome:
- a CDS encoding D-TA family PLP-dependent enzyme yields MENNQWYALHEVSAIATPTLLVYSQRVQENITKLLAMAGGDTSRLRPHIKTCKSPDAIKAMMQAGLSKFKCATIAEAELLGICGATDVLIAYQPVGANIKRLIQLIKQYPETAYACLVDNFSLAQDLEQVAIKNRLTIKVYIDVNVGMNRTGIAPDYLWELLIGCSSLTHLALIGIHCYDGHIHDHSLDDRRAKCEAYFLPILSITEKYAKDYGQELTIVIGGTPTFPIHIERSEKNIECSPGTFVYWDYGYQNLCAEQPFLTAALVLSRVISLPSKNKICVDLGHKAVAAENELAKRVLFLNAPEAKPVAQSEEHLVLDVGQNHSYQVGDFLYGLPYHICPTVALYEEALEVIDHQARGLWKIPARKRKINI; encoded by the coding sequence ATGGAGAATAATCAATGGTATGCGCTTCATGAAGTCTCGGCCATAGCCACACCGACATTGCTGGTGTATTCACAAAGGGTTCAGGAGAACATAACAAAACTATTAGCGATGGCTGGTGGTGATACCTCTAGGCTACGTCCACATATTAAAACGTGTAAGTCTCCAGATGCGATAAAAGCAATGATGCAAGCTGGTCTATCCAAATTTAAATGCGCTACGATTGCTGAAGCTGAATTGCTGGGAATCTGCGGTGCAACTGATGTATTAATAGCTTATCAACCTGTAGGAGCTAACATTAAAAGATTAATTCAATTAATTAAACAATATCCCGAAACAGCTTATGCTTGTTTAGTTGACAACTTCTCGCTTGCTCAGGATCTCGAACAAGTCGCCATTAAAAATAGGCTTACCATAAAAGTATACATAGATGTGAATGTGGGGATGAACCGTACCGGTATTGCTCCCGACTATTTATGGGAGTTACTAATCGGATGTTCGTCACTAACCCATTTGGCGCTAATCGGCATCCATTGCTATGACGGTCATATCCACGACCACTCATTAGACGACAGACGTGCGAAATGTGAAGCTTATTTTCTACCTATTTTATCGATCACTGAAAAATATGCAAAAGATTATGGCCAGGAATTGACGATTGTAATCGGAGGTACACCTACCTTTCCCATACATATAGAACGCTCGGAAAAAAATATAGAATGCAGTCCTGGTACTTTTGTCTATTGGGATTACGGCTACCAAAACCTTTGCGCAGAACAGCCCTTTTTGACTGCTGCGCTTGTCCTAAGTCGGGTAATCTCTCTTCCCTCTAAAAACAAAATATGCGTAGATCTTGGTCATAAGGCTGTTGCCGCAGAAAACGAATTGGCTAAGCGCGTCCTTTTTCTCAACGCTCCCGAAGCAAAACCTGTTGCACAAAGTGAAGAACATTTAGTGCTGGATGTGGGTCAAAACCATTCTTACCAAGTGGGTGATTTTTTATACGGACTACCTTACCATATCTGCCCTACCGTGGCACTGTATGAAGAAGCGTTGGAGGTAATTGATCATCAAGCACGAGGCTTGTGGAAGATTCCGGCAAGAAAACGTAAAATAAATATTTAG
- a CDS encoding dipeptidase encodes MFTIDAHLDLSMNALEWNRDLTRPLEEINAREHGLTDKPDRGNAVVSLPDLRKGNIGLVVATQIARFVSRDNPLPGWHSPEQAWAQTQGQLAWYKAMEAKGEMVQITDLASLENHLHLWMQDPAPSSAKAIGYILSLEGADSIVNMDNLHISWQNGLRALGPAHYGPGRYAQGTDATGFLGTKGKELLREMEQLNIILDATHLCDDSFWEALDHFNGHVWASHNNCRALVNHNRQYSDDQLKALIARDAVIGGALDAWMMVPNWQRGVSTPQEMACSLDVLIDHLDHICQLAGNSLHVGIGSDLDGAFGREQCPYDLHSIADLQLLKEKLSKRGYSNLDIQHVFHGNWLRFLRRAWGN; translated from the coding sequence ATGTTTACGATAGATGCACATCTCGACCTCAGCATGAATGCCCTGGAATGGAATCGCGATTTAACAAGGCCTTTGGAAGAGATAAATGCCCGGGAGCATGGATTAACAGACAAACCCGACAGAGGCAATGCAGTAGTTTCACTGCCCGACCTGCGTAAGGGCAATATCGGTCTGGTTGTGGCGACTCAAATTGCCCGTTTTGTGTCGCGCGATAATCCGTTGCCTGGATGGCATTCACCCGAACAAGCTTGGGCGCAAACACAGGGGCAATTGGCTTGGTATAAGGCTATGGAAGCAAAAGGTGAAATGGTACAGATTACAGATTTAGCCTCGTTAGAAAATCATCTTCATTTATGGATGCAGGACCCTGCTCCCAGTTCAGCAAAAGCAATTGGTTATATCTTAAGCTTAGAAGGTGCCGATTCTATCGTAAATATGGATAATTTGCACATTTCATGGCAAAATGGTTTGCGGGCACTTGGACCAGCACATTATGGCCCTGGGAGGTATGCACAAGGAACAGATGCAACGGGTTTCTTGGGGACTAAAGGCAAGGAATTGCTAAGAGAAATGGAACAATTGAATATTATATTAGATGCTACGCATCTATGTGATGACAGCTTTTGGGAAGCATTGGATCATTTCAATGGGCACGTCTGGGCAAGTCATAACAATTGTAGAGCGTTGGTGAACCATAACAGGCAATACAGTGACGACCAGCTAAAGGCACTTATTGCTCGCGATGCAGTAATTGGTGGTGCTTTAGATGCTTGGATGATGGTACCAAATTGGCAACGTGGCGTATCTACCCCGCAAGAAATGGCCTGTAGCCTGGATGTATTAATCGATCATCTAGATCATATTTGTCAGTTAGCCGGCAACAGCCTTCATGTAGGTATTGGATCGGATCTTGACGGTGCTTTTGGCCGTGAGCAATGTCCCTACGACTTACACAGCATAGCAGATCTACAGCTATTAAAGGAGAAACTATCAAAGCGTGGTTACAGTAATTTGGATATACAACATGTTTTTCACGGCAATTGGTTGAGATTTTTAAGGAGAGCATGGGGTAATTAG
- a CDS encoding lysophospholipid acyltransferase family protein: MITIAVHIISLKFSNVLTKTIFAGYRVCAEVLYFFIRYILRYRKVVISENLQRSFGDFSLVNNQRVIKSFYRHMADLIVEPFLAATLGYNSIGTIVKYKNLYLLSELYAQHRDVVLMAAHYGNWEYINTLPAVSNYDVVAIYSPIKNSFLHNSMLKMRQKYGVRLMTKQEGYRTIVKEKRTKPTLFIVIADQRPAKSKYNLTFLKQETAVQVGAEKIAEKIGAAVLFLNVKKTLRYHYSYSFNVLSINAAEEKPLVVLQKYYRQLEEAIVKNPELWLWSHRRWL, from the coding sequence ATGATAACGATAGCTGTTCACATAATTTCTTTGAAATTTTCAAATGTATTAACCAAAACCATTTTCGCTGGGTATCGAGTATGTGCAGAAGTACTATATTTTTTTATTAGATATATATTGAGATACCGCAAAGTAGTGATTTCAGAAAATCTTCAGCGATCGTTCGGTGATTTTTCGCTGGTCAACAATCAGCGAGTAATAAAATCTTTTTATCGCCATATGGCAGACCTCATCGTTGAACCGTTCTTAGCCGCTACTTTAGGTTATAACAGTATCGGGACCATTGTGAAATACAAAAACCTCTATTTGCTAAGTGAGCTTTACGCACAGCATAGAGATGTTGTACTAATGGCTGCTCATTATGGTAATTGGGAGTATATAAATACACTGCCAGCCGTAAGTAATTACGATGTGGTAGCTATCTATTCTCCTATAAAGAACAGTTTTTTACATAACAGCATGTTAAAGATGCGGCAGAAATACGGTGTGCGGTTGATGACTAAGCAAGAAGGATACCGAACAATCGTAAAGGAAAAAAGGACAAAGCCCACACTGTTTATTGTCATTGCCGATCAACGCCCCGCAAAATCAAAATACAACCTTACGTTCTTGAAACAAGAAACAGCTGTCCAAGTAGGGGCTGAAAAAATAGCAGAAAAGATAGGGGCGGCAGTACTCTTCCTCAATGTTAAAAAAACACTTAGATATCATTATAGCTACAGTTTTAACGTGCTGTCAATCAATGCTGCCGAAGAGAAGCCGTTGGTTGTTCTACAAAAATATTATCGGCAACTGGAAGAAGCTATTGTTAAAAATCCCGAATTGTGGTTATGGTCTCATCGACGTTGGTTATGA
- a CDS encoding DinB family protein, which produces MSNNTYLMVYLRTYVLRLINDLSLKELSTIPQGFNNNIVWNVGHLIATDQRVWYMRSGLTPPVEPNFIARYQKGTKPTVFVEEAEVIQIKQLLFFSLEQFEADLNSHLFADYETWATPYGNTIHTIEEATNFLPFHEGLHIGCIKSLKQLVS; this is translated from the coding sequence ATGAGTAATAACACATATCTTATGGTTTACCTGAGGACATACGTTCTTCGATTGATAAATGATTTATCATTGAAAGAACTGAGCACCATACCTCAAGGATTCAATAACAACATTGTTTGGAATGTCGGCCATTTAATTGCTACAGATCAACGGGTATGGTATATGAGATCTGGACTTACTCCTCCTGTGGAACCTAACTTTATAGCAAGATATCAAAAAGGCACTAAGCCAACGGTTTTTGTAGAGGAAGCAGAGGTTATACAGATTAAACAACTATTGTTTTTCAGTTTGGAGCAGTTTGAAGCTGATTTAAACAGTCATTTGTTTGCGGATTATGAAACATGGGCTACGCCTTATGGAAACACCATTCATACGATTGAAGAAGCCACAAATTTTCTACCTTTCCATGAAGGGCTTCACATAGGCTGTATTAAGTCTTTAAAACAGCTTGTTAGCTGA